From Anas acuta chromosome 20, bAnaAcu1.1, whole genome shotgun sequence, a single genomic window includes:
- the GRIN1 gene encoding glutamate receptor ionotropic, NMDA 1 isoform X7 produces MSTMRLLLLALLFSSSFARAGCDPKIVNIGAVLSTKKHEQIFREAVNQANKRHGTWKLQLNATSVTHKPNAIQMALSVCEDLISSQVYAILVSHPPAPNDHLTPTPVSYTAGFYRIPVIGLTTRMSIYSDKSIHLSFLRTVPPYSHQANVWFEMMRVFNWNHVILIVSDDHEGRAAQKKLETLLEERESKSKKRNYENLDQLSYDNKRGPKAEKVLQFDPGTKNVTSLLLEAKELEARVIILSASEDDAATVYRSAAMLNMTGSGYVWLVGEREISGNALRYAPDGVIGLQLINGKNESAHISDAVAVVAQAVHDLFEKENITDPPRGCVGNTNIWKTGPLFKRVLMSSKYSEGVTGRVEFNEDGDRKFANYSIMNLQNRKLVQVGIFNGSHVLTNDRKIIWPGGETEKPQGYQMSTKLKIVTIHQEPFVYVKPTQADGTCREEFTINGDPVKKVFCTGPNETIPGRPTVALCCYGFCIDLLIRLAGVMNFTYEVHLVADGKFGTQERVNNSNKKEWNGMMGELLSGQADMIVAPLTINNERAQYIEFSKPFKYQGLTILVKKEIPRSTLDSFMQPFQSTLWLLVGLSVHVVAVMLYLLDRFSPFGRFKVNSEEEEEDALTLSSAMWFSWGVLLNSGIGEGAPRSFSARILGMVWAGFAMIIVASYTANLAAFLVLDRPEERITGINDPRLRNPSDKFIYATVKQSSVDIYFRRQVELSTMYRHMEKHNYESAAEAIQAVRDNKLHAFIWDSAVLEFEASQKCDLVTTGELFFRSGFGIGMRKDSPWKQNVSLAILKSHENGFMEDLDKTWVRYQECDSRSNAPATLTFENMAGVFMLVAGGIVAGIFLIFIEIAYKRHKDARRKQMQLAFAAVNVWRKNLQPCRMVPQECQRDRLAPWSQDSPGKLPPHSERPSAHHHPSCTASPRHIIPTAPGGDACVPHRQLLQLE; encoded by the exons ATGAGCACCatgcggctgctgctgctcgccctgctcttctcctcctccttcgcCCGCGCCGGCTGCGACCCCAAGATCGTCAACATCGGCGCGGTGCTGAGCACCAAGAAGCACGAGCAGATCTTCCGCGAGGCGGTGAACCAGGCCAACAAGCGGCACGGCACCTGGAAGCTGCAGCTCAACGCCACCTCGGTCACGCACAAGCCCAACGCCATCCAGATGGCCCTCTCCGTCTGCGAGGACCTCATCTCCAGCCAG GTCTATGCAATATTAGTTAGTCACCCTCCTGCTCCCAACGATCACCTAACACCAACACCCGTATCATACACAGCTGGCTTCTACAGGATCCCTGTCATTGGTCTGACAACACGCATGTCTATATATTCTGATAAG AGCATCCACCTGTCCTTTTTGCGCACGGTCCCACCATACTCTCACCAGGCCAACGTCTGGTTTGAGATGATGAGAGTCTTCAACTGGAATCACGTCATTCTGATAGTCAGCGACGACCACGAAGGTCGTGCTGCACAAAAGAAGCTGGAGACCCTCTTGGAGGAGAGAGAGTCCAAG AGTAAAAAAAGGAACTATGAAAACCTCGACCAACTTTCCTATGACAACAAGCGAGGACCCAAG GCTGAGAAAGTGCTTCAGTTTGACCCCGGGACCAAAAATGTGACGtcgctgctgctggaggctaAGGAGCTGGAGGCTCGTGTCATCATCCTCTCTGCCAG CGAGGATGATGCGGCCACGGTGTACAGATCAGCAGCCATGCTCAATATGACGGGCTCCGGCTACGTGTGGCTGGTGGGAGAACGGGAGATCTCGGGCAATGCCCTGCGCTATGCCCCTGATG GAGTCATCGGTTTGCAGCTCATCAACGGGAAGAATGAATCAGCCCACATCAGTGACGCTGTTGCAGTGGTGGCCCAGGCTGTGCACGACCTGTTTGAAAAGGAGAACATCACCGACCCACCGCGGGGCTGCGTGGGCAACACCAACATTTGGAAAACAGGGCCCCTTTTCAAGAG GGTGTTGATGTCCTCCAAGTACTCAGAGGGCGTCACTGGCCGGGTAGAATTCAatgaggatggggacaggaagTTTGCCAACTACAGCATCATGAACCTGCAGAACCGCAAACTGGTCCAGGTTGGGATTTTCAACGGCAGCCAC GTCTTGACCAATGACCGGAAGATTATCTGGCCAGGGGGAGAAACTGAGAAACCTCAAGGCTATCAGATGTCGACCAAATTGAAG ATTGTGACGATCCACCAAGAGCCCTTTGTGTATGTGAAGCCCACGCAAGCAGATGGGACGTGCAGGGAGGAGTTCACCATCAACGGTGACCCTGTCAAAAAGGTCTTCTGCACAGGGCCCAACGAGACCATCCCAG GCCGCCCCACCGTGGCACTGTGTTGTTACGGCTTCTGCATTGACCTGCTCATCCGCCTGGCGGGGGTGATGAACTTCACCTATGAGGTTCACCTGGTGGCTGATGGTAAATTTGGTACCCAAGAGCGG GtgaacaacagcaacaagaagGAGTGGAACGGGATGATGGGCGAGCTGTTGAGCGGGCAGGCGGACATGATTGTGGCTCCCCTCACCATCAACAACGAGCGGGCACAGTACATCGAGTTCTCCAAGCCCTTCAAGTACCAGGGTCTGACCATCCTGGTGAAGAAG GAAATCCCCCGCAGCACTCTGGACTCATTCATGCAGCCCTTCCAGAGCACACTTtggctgctggtggggctgtCTGTGCACGTGGTGGCGGTGATGTTGTACCTCTTAGACCGATTCAG CCCATTTGGCCGCTTCAAAGTGAacagcgaggaggaggaggaagatgccCTAACACTCTCCTCGGCCATGTGGTTCTCCTGGGGAGTCCTACTGAACTCTGGCATCGGAGAAG GTGCTCCCCGGAGTTTCTCTGCCCGTATTCTTGGCATGGTGTGGGCTGGCTTTGCTATGATTATTGTGGCTTCCTACACTGCCAACCTGGCTGCTTTCCTGGTGTTGGACCGACCTGAGGAGAGAATTACAGGCATCAACGACCCCCGG CTGCGCAACCCCTCCGATAAGTTCATTTATGCCACGGTGAAGCAGAGCTCGGTGGACATCTACTTCCGACGGCAGGTGGAGCTGAGCACCATGTACCGGCACATGGAGAAGCACAATTACGAGAGCGCTGCCGAAGCCATCCAGGCTGTGCGGGACAA CAAGCTCCATGCCTTCATCTGGGACTCGGCGGTGCTGGAGTTTGAAGCCTCCCAGAAGTGCGACCTGGTGACGACAGGGGAGCTTTTCTTCCGCTCCGGCTTTGGGATTGGGATGCGCAAGGACAGCCCGTGGAAGCAGAATGTCTCCCTGGCCATCCTCAA GTCCCATGAGAACGGCTTCATGGAGGATTTGGACAAGACTTGGGTGAGGTATCAGGAGTGTGATTCCCGTAGCAATGCCCCAGCAACACTCACCTTTGAAAATATGGCAG GTGTGTTTATGCTGGTGGCTGGAGGTATTGTTGCCgggatatttttaatattcatagaAATAGCTTACAAAAGGCATAAGGACGCGCGGAGGAAGCAGATGCAGCTGGCGTTTGCGGCCGTTAATGTGTGGAGGAAAAACCTGCAG ccctgcagaatgGTCCCTCAGGAGTGCCAGAGAGACAGGCTGGCACCATGGAGCCAAGACAGCCCTGGGAAGCTGCCACCCCACTCTGAACGTCCTAGCGCCCACCATCACCCGAGCTGCACAGCCTCTCCGCGGCACATCATCCCCACCGCCCCAGGAGGAGATGCATGTGTTCCCCATAGGCAGCTCCTGCAACTCGAATAG
- the GRIN1 gene encoding glutamate receptor ionotropic, NMDA 1 isoform X2 has protein sequence MSTMRLLLLALLFSSSFARAGCDPKIVNIGAVLSTKKHEQIFREAVNQANKRHGTWKLQLNATSVTHKPNAIQMALSVCEDLISSQVYAILVSHPPAPNDHLTPTPVSYTAGFYRIPVIGLTTRMSIYSDKSIHLSFLRTVPPYSHQANVWFEMMRVFNWNHVILIVSDDHEGRAAQKKLETLLEERESKAEKVLQFDPGTKNVTSLLLEAKELEARVIILSASEDDAATVYRSAAMLNMTGSGYVWLVGEREISGNALRYAPDGVIGLQLINGKNESAHISDAVAVVAQAVHDLFEKENITDPPRGCVGNTNIWKTGPLFKRVLMSSKYSEGVTGRVEFNEDGDRKFANYSIMNLQNRKLVQVGIFNGSHVLTNDRKIIWPGGETEKPQGYQMSTKLKIVTIHQEPFVYVKPTQADGTCREEFTINGDPVKKVFCTGPNETIPGRPTVALCCYGFCIDLLIRLAGVMNFTYEVHLVADGKFGTQERVNNSNKKEWNGMMGELLSGQADMIVAPLTINNERAQYIEFSKPFKYQGLTILVKKEIPRSTLDSFMQPFQSTLWLLVGLSVHVVAVMLYLLDRFSPFGRFKVNSEEEEEDALTLSSAMWFSWGVLLNSGIGEGAPRSFSARILGMVWAGFAMIIVASYTANLAAFLVLDRPEERITGINDPRLRNPSDKFIYATVKQSSVDIYFRRQVELSTMYRHMEKHNYESAAEAIQAVRDNKLHAFIWDSAVLEFEASQKCDLVTTGELFFRSGFGIGMRKDSPWKQNVSLAILKSHENGFMEDLDKTWVRYQECDSRSNAPATLTFENMAGVFMLVAGGIVAGIFLIFIEIAYKRHKDARRKQMQLAFAAVNVWRKNLQRELRRRSKCIPEHALRTSGIHFGYPRAVAEPDLVTPSPVGKVTLIGTKAIGEESLSAPAAERGRSPRLAAPAPWRLVLPACANQDRKSGRAEPDPKKKATFRSITSTLASSFKRRRSSKDTPCRMVPQECQRDRLAPWSQDSPGKLPPHSERPSAHHHPSCTASPRHIIPTAPGGDACVPHRQLLQLE, from the exons ATGAGCACCatgcggctgctgctgctcgccctgctcttctcctcctccttcgcCCGCGCCGGCTGCGACCCCAAGATCGTCAACATCGGCGCGGTGCTGAGCACCAAGAAGCACGAGCAGATCTTCCGCGAGGCGGTGAACCAGGCCAACAAGCGGCACGGCACCTGGAAGCTGCAGCTCAACGCCACCTCGGTCACGCACAAGCCCAACGCCATCCAGATGGCCCTCTCCGTCTGCGAGGACCTCATCTCCAGCCAG GTCTATGCAATATTAGTTAGTCACCCTCCTGCTCCCAACGATCACCTAACACCAACACCCGTATCATACACAGCTGGCTTCTACAGGATCCCTGTCATTGGTCTGACAACACGCATGTCTATATATTCTGATAAG AGCATCCACCTGTCCTTTTTGCGCACGGTCCCACCATACTCTCACCAGGCCAACGTCTGGTTTGAGATGATGAGAGTCTTCAACTGGAATCACGTCATTCTGATAGTCAGCGACGACCACGAAGGTCGTGCTGCACAAAAGAAGCTGGAGACCCTCTTGGAGGAGAGAGAGTCCAAG GCTGAGAAAGTGCTTCAGTTTGACCCCGGGACCAAAAATGTGACGtcgctgctgctggaggctaAGGAGCTGGAGGCTCGTGTCATCATCCTCTCTGCCAG CGAGGATGATGCGGCCACGGTGTACAGATCAGCAGCCATGCTCAATATGACGGGCTCCGGCTACGTGTGGCTGGTGGGAGAACGGGAGATCTCGGGCAATGCCCTGCGCTATGCCCCTGATG GAGTCATCGGTTTGCAGCTCATCAACGGGAAGAATGAATCAGCCCACATCAGTGACGCTGTTGCAGTGGTGGCCCAGGCTGTGCACGACCTGTTTGAAAAGGAGAACATCACCGACCCACCGCGGGGCTGCGTGGGCAACACCAACATTTGGAAAACAGGGCCCCTTTTCAAGAG GGTGTTGATGTCCTCCAAGTACTCAGAGGGCGTCACTGGCCGGGTAGAATTCAatgaggatggggacaggaagTTTGCCAACTACAGCATCATGAACCTGCAGAACCGCAAACTGGTCCAGGTTGGGATTTTCAACGGCAGCCAC GTCTTGACCAATGACCGGAAGATTATCTGGCCAGGGGGAGAAACTGAGAAACCTCAAGGCTATCAGATGTCGACCAAATTGAAG ATTGTGACGATCCACCAAGAGCCCTTTGTGTATGTGAAGCCCACGCAAGCAGATGGGACGTGCAGGGAGGAGTTCACCATCAACGGTGACCCTGTCAAAAAGGTCTTCTGCACAGGGCCCAACGAGACCATCCCAG GCCGCCCCACCGTGGCACTGTGTTGTTACGGCTTCTGCATTGACCTGCTCATCCGCCTGGCGGGGGTGATGAACTTCACCTATGAGGTTCACCTGGTGGCTGATGGTAAATTTGGTACCCAAGAGCGG GtgaacaacagcaacaagaagGAGTGGAACGGGATGATGGGCGAGCTGTTGAGCGGGCAGGCGGACATGATTGTGGCTCCCCTCACCATCAACAACGAGCGGGCACAGTACATCGAGTTCTCCAAGCCCTTCAAGTACCAGGGTCTGACCATCCTGGTGAAGAAG GAAATCCCCCGCAGCACTCTGGACTCATTCATGCAGCCCTTCCAGAGCACACTTtggctgctggtggggctgtCTGTGCACGTGGTGGCGGTGATGTTGTACCTCTTAGACCGATTCAG CCCATTTGGCCGCTTCAAAGTGAacagcgaggaggaggaggaagatgccCTAACACTCTCCTCGGCCATGTGGTTCTCCTGGGGAGTCCTACTGAACTCTGGCATCGGAGAAG GTGCTCCCCGGAGTTTCTCTGCCCGTATTCTTGGCATGGTGTGGGCTGGCTTTGCTATGATTATTGTGGCTTCCTACACTGCCAACCTGGCTGCTTTCCTGGTGTTGGACCGACCTGAGGAGAGAATTACAGGCATCAACGACCCCCGG CTGCGCAACCCCTCCGATAAGTTCATTTATGCCACGGTGAAGCAGAGCTCGGTGGACATCTACTTCCGACGGCAGGTGGAGCTGAGCACCATGTACCGGCACATGGAGAAGCACAATTACGAGAGCGCTGCCGAAGCCATCCAGGCTGTGCGGGACAA CAAGCTCCATGCCTTCATCTGGGACTCGGCGGTGCTGGAGTTTGAAGCCTCCCAGAAGTGCGACCTGGTGACGACAGGGGAGCTTTTCTTCCGCTCCGGCTTTGGGATTGGGATGCGCAAGGACAGCCCGTGGAAGCAGAATGTCTCCCTGGCCATCCTCAA GTCCCATGAGAACGGCTTCATGGAGGATTTGGACAAGACTTGGGTGAGGTATCAGGAGTGTGATTCCCGTAGCAATGCCCCAGCAACACTCACCTTTGAAAATATGGCAG GTGTGTTTATGCTGGTGGCTGGAGGTATTGTTGCCgggatatttttaatattcatagaAATAGCTTACAAAAGGCATAAGGACGCGCGGAGGAAGCAGATGCAGCTGGCGTTTGCGGCCGTTAATGTGTGGAGGAAAAACCTGCAG AGAGAACTGAGAAGGAGGAGCAAATGTATCCCCGAGCATGCTCTACGCACCAGCGGGATACATTTTGGTTACCCCCGTGCGGTAGCAGAGCCAGACCTGGTCACTCCGTCCCCCGTCGGCAAGGTCACACTCATTGGCACGAAAGCAATTGGGGAGGAATCGTTGTCAGCGCCCGCCGCCGAGCGCGGCCGGTCCCCACGGCTCGCTGCCCCCGCACCGTGGCGGCTGGTGCTCCCAGCCTGCGCCAACCAG GATAGAAAAAGTGGTAGAGCAGAACCTGACCCTAAAAAGAAAGCCACTTTTAGGTCCATCACCTCCACCCTGGCCTCCAGCTTCAAGAGACGTAGGTCCTCCAAGGATACG ccctgcagaatgGTCCCTCAGGAGTGCCAGAGAGACAGGCTGGCACCATGGAGCCAAGACAGCCCTGGGAAGCTGCCACCCCACTCTGAACGTCCTAGCGCCCACCATCACCCGAGCTGCACAGCCTCTCCGCGGCACATCATCCCCACCGCCCCAGGAGGAGATGCATGTGTTCCCCATAGGCAGCTCCTGCAACTCGAATAG
- the GRIN1 gene encoding glutamate receptor ionotropic, NMDA 1 isoform X8, translating to MSTMRLLLLALLFSSSFARAGCDPKIVNIGAVLSTKKHEQIFREAVNQANKRHGTWKLQLNATSVTHKPNAIQMALSVCEDLISSQVYAILVSHPPAPNDHLTPTPVSYTAGFYRIPVIGLTTRMSIYSDKSIHLSFLRTVPPYSHQANVWFEMMRVFNWNHVILIVSDDHEGRAAQKKLETLLEERESKSKKRNYENLDQLSYDNKRGPKAEKVLQFDPGTKNVTSLLLEAKELEARVIILSASEDDAATVYRSAAMLNMTGSGYVWLVGEREISGNALRYAPDGVIGLQLINGKNESAHISDAVAVVAQAVHDLFEKENITDPPRGCVGNTNIWKTGPLFKRVLMSSKYSEGVTGRVEFNEDGDRKFANYSIMNLQNRKLVQVGIFNGSHVLTNDRKIIWPGGETEKPQGYQMSTKLKIVTIHQEPFVYVKPTQADGTCREEFTINGDPVKKVFCTGPNETIPGRPTVALCCYGFCIDLLIRLAGVMNFTYEVHLVADGKFGTQERVNNSNKKEWNGMMGELLSGQADMIVAPLTINNERAQYIEFSKPFKYQGLTILVKKEIPRSTLDSFMQPFQSTLWLLVGLSVHVVAVMLYLLDRFSPFGRFKVNSEEEEEDALTLSSAMWFSWGVLLNSGIGEGAPRSFSARILGMVWAGFAMIIVASYTANLAAFLVLDRPEERITGINDPRLRNPSDKFIYATVKQSSVDIYFRRQVELSTMYRHMEKHNYESAAEAIQAVRDNKLHAFIWDSAVLEFEASQKCDLVTTGELFFRSGFGIGMRKDSPWKQNVSLAILKSHENGFMEDLDKTWVRYQECDSRSNAPATLTFENMAGVFMLVAGGIVAGIFLIFIEIAYKRHKDARRKQMQLAFAAVNVWRKNLQDRKSGRAEPDPKKKATFRSITSTLASSFKRRRSSKDTQYHPTDITGQLNLSDPSVSTVV from the exons ATGAGCACCatgcggctgctgctgctcgccctgctcttctcctcctccttcgcCCGCGCCGGCTGCGACCCCAAGATCGTCAACATCGGCGCGGTGCTGAGCACCAAGAAGCACGAGCAGATCTTCCGCGAGGCGGTGAACCAGGCCAACAAGCGGCACGGCACCTGGAAGCTGCAGCTCAACGCCACCTCGGTCACGCACAAGCCCAACGCCATCCAGATGGCCCTCTCCGTCTGCGAGGACCTCATCTCCAGCCAG GTCTATGCAATATTAGTTAGTCACCCTCCTGCTCCCAACGATCACCTAACACCAACACCCGTATCATACACAGCTGGCTTCTACAGGATCCCTGTCATTGGTCTGACAACACGCATGTCTATATATTCTGATAAG AGCATCCACCTGTCCTTTTTGCGCACGGTCCCACCATACTCTCACCAGGCCAACGTCTGGTTTGAGATGATGAGAGTCTTCAACTGGAATCACGTCATTCTGATAGTCAGCGACGACCACGAAGGTCGTGCTGCACAAAAGAAGCTGGAGACCCTCTTGGAGGAGAGAGAGTCCAAG AGTAAAAAAAGGAACTATGAAAACCTCGACCAACTTTCCTATGACAACAAGCGAGGACCCAAG GCTGAGAAAGTGCTTCAGTTTGACCCCGGGACCAAAAATGTGACGtcgctgctgctggaggctaAGGAGCTGGAGGCTCGTGTCATCATCCTCTCTGCCAG CGAGGATGATGCGGCCACGGTGTACAGATCAGCAGCCATGCTCAATATGACGGGCTCCGGCTACGTGTGGCTGGTGGGAGAACGGGAGATCTCGGGCAATGCCCTGCGCTATGCCCCTGATG GAGTCATCGGTTTGCAGCTCATCAACGGGAAGAATGAATCAGCCCACATCAGTGACGCTGTTGCAGTGGTGGCCCAGGCTGTGCACGACCTGTTTGAAAAGGAGAACATCACCGACCCACCGCGGGGCTGCGTGGGCAACACCAACATTTGGAAAACAGGGCCCCTTTTCAAGAG GGTGTTGATGTCCTCCAAGTACTCAGAGGGCGTCACTGGCCGGGTAGAATTCAatgaggatggggacaggaagTTTGCCAACTACAGCATCATGAACCTGCAGAACCGCAAACTGGTCCAGGTTGGGATTTTCAACGGCAGCCAC GTCTTGACCAATGACCGGAAGATTATCTGGCCAGGGGGAGAAACTGAGAAACCTCAAGGCTATCAGATGTCGACCAAATTGAAG ATTGTGACGATCCACCAAGAGCCCTTTGTGTATGTGAAGCCCACGCAAGCAGATGGGACGTGCAGGGAGGAGTTCACCATCAACGGTGACCCTGTCAAAAAGGTCTTCTGCACAGGGCCCAACGAGACCATCCCAG GCCGCCCCACCGTGGCACTGTGTTGTTACGGCTTCTGCATTGACCTGCTCATCCGCCTGGCGGGGGTGATGAACTTCACCTATGAGGTTCACCTGGTGGCTGATGGTAAATTTGGTACCCAAGAGCGG GtgaacaacagcaacaagaagGAGTGGAACGGGATGATGGGCGAGCTGTTGAGCGGGCAGGCGGACATGATTGTGGCTCCCCTCACCATCAACAACGAGCGGGCACAGTACATCGAGTTCTCCAAGCCCTTCAAGTACCAGGGTCTGACCATCCTGGTGAAGAAG GAAATCCCCCGCAGCACTCTGGACTCATTCATGCAGCCCTTCCAGAGCACACTTtggctgctggtggggctgtCTGTGCACGTGGTGGCGGTGATGTTGTACCTCTTAGACCGATTCAG CCCATTTGGCCGCTTCAAAGTGAacagcgaggaggaggaggaagatgccCTAACACTCTCCTCGGCCATGTGGTTCTCCTGGGGAGTCCTACTGAACTCTGGCATCGGAGAAG GTGCTCCCCGGAGTTTCTCTGCCCGTATTCTTGGCATGGTGTGGGCTGGCTTTGCTATGATTATTGTGGCTTCCTACACTGCCAACCTGGCTGCTTTCCTGGTGTTGGACCGACCTGAGGAGAGAATTACAGGCATCAACGACCCCCGG CTGCGCAACCCCTCCGATAAGTTCATTTATGCCACGGTGAAGCAGAGCTCGGTGGACATCTACTTCCGACGGCAGGTGGAGCTGAGCACCATGTACCGGCACATGGAGAAGCACAATTACGAGAGCGCTGCCGAAGCCATCCAGGCTGTGCGGGACAA CAAGCTCCATGCCTTCATCTGGGACTCGGCGGTGCTGGAGTTTGAAGCCTCCCAGAAGTGCGACCTGGTGACGACAGGGGAGCTTTTCTTCCGCTCCGGCTTTGGGATTGGGATGCGCAAGGACAGCCCGTGGAAGCAGAATGTCTCCCTGGCCATCCTCAA GTCCCATGAGAACGGCTTCATGGAGGATTTGGACAAGACTTGGGTGAGGTATCAGGAGTGTGATTCCCGTAGCAATGCCCCAGCAACACTCACCTTTGAAAATATGGCAG GTGTGTTTATGCTGGTGGCTGGAGGTATTGTTGCCgggatatttttaatattcatagaAATAGCTTACAAAAGGCATAAGGACGCGCGGAGGAAGCAGATGCAGCTGGCGTTTGCGGCCGTTAATGTGTGGAGGAAAAACCTGCAG GATAGAAAAAGTGGTAGAGCAGAACCTGACCCTAAAAAGAAAGCCACTTTTAGGTCCATCACCTCCACCCTGGCCTCCAGCTTCAAGAGACGTAGGTCCTCCAAGGATACG